CCTCCGAATTCGATCTCTCGAGTTCTGCCGAGGTTGCCGGTCTGGTCGTGATCTACGGCGCAGGTTTCTGCGCGTTGGCGTCGATCCAACTCGGCCTCTATCTCAGGGTCGCGTCCCTGGCGGATGACCTCTGCCTGAGCCGGCTCGAACGAATACTGGTCAAACAGGAACAGTTGGTCTGGTCGGTCCAGGCCACCGCCGGACTGTTGTCGGCAGTGCTCGCCTGGATCTTCATCACGTCCCTGGGTTACCTCGCGGGATTCGTCTATTGTCTGATTCCAATCGTCATCCCCCTCATCACCTGGCGGACCAGGAGAGAAAAACAGGCTGTCCTGACGGAGGTCAGCACCCAACCCGAATAATCCGGACGCTGCGGAAACTCTCGCCTGCACATTGACGAGGAGCCAACCATACCGCCGATCCGACGGGCAGATTGACTTTCCAATGCTGTCCCGCTTCGTTCAACCACGGAGGAAGTCGTGAAGAAAGGACAGACAACACCTGCCCGCAAGCCCGATGGTCGCAGACCTGTTCTGCTTCGTCGTTCCGCCTGGGCCTCAAACGATCAGATCTGGAAAGGCCGATTCGAGGGCAAGGACATCGATACGGGAATCACGGTGCTGTTCTACGCTACCGATGAGATCGGTGAAGGCCCCCGCTGGCATGTTCACCCGTACGACGAGGTCTTCATTATTCGTGCCGGGCGCGCACTCTTCACGATAGGAGACGAAAAAATCGAGGCGGCCACCGGAGATATTCTTCTCGGTCCGGCGGAGGTTCCCCACAAGTACCACAATCTCGGGCCGGGCAGGCTCGAAACAACCGACATCCATCAATCGAAGAGTTGGATACAGACCGATTTGGAGGATCCCGAACTTGAGGCATAGTCGCGCACCATGGGAGAAGAAAGCATGAAGAAGGTCTGCATCGTGGGTGTTTCGGGAAAACTCGGTCGCTACATGGTGCAGCACGCGCTGGACCGGGGCTACGAGGTCGTTGGCGTCTGCCGGGAAAAGAGCGTCGGAAAACTCGCTGCGTTCCGGGATCGGATCACCGTCTTCACCGGGGCGACGGACGACCCCGAGGTCATCCGCAAAGCGGTCGATGGGTGTGACGGTGTCCTGACCGTGCTTGTTCCCTGGGGGGTGAACCACTATGCAGCCGGGACGGCCCAGGCGGTCCTCGATCACGCGCGCCCTGGTGCTCGCCTGGTCTTTTCGTGCGGCTGGCATATCAGCCGCGACGGGCAGGATGTCTATTCGCGAAAGCTCAAGATCTTTGTCAAGGTTTTCGGCTGGATCGCCAAGCGTATCCGTTTTGCGGATCTGGACGATCAGGTGGAGGCCTGCCGGCGGGTCTTTGCCAGCAAGACCCGGTGGACGGTCGTGCGTGCCAGCGACCTGGAGGAAGGCGAAAGCGAGGGACTGCCCGTGTGGAGTCGACACGTCGGAGATCCCGTTCTTGAAAGCAACCGGACGCGACGCATTGACTTTGCCCTGTTCATGGTCGAGGCGCTCACCAATGACGCGCTCATCCAGGAGGCCCCGGCCATTGTCGGGTGCCGGACTCCGTCGGCCCTCGCCCATGCTGGCGAGGTGCGAACGACACCAGGAAGCCCCGAGAGGTAATCGACCCAACCCTTTGCCTTGGGGCGGCCGAGGAGGGTCGATGATCGATTGGCAAACAGAGTTGATCAATTCCGCCCATCACTCTTCTCAGTGGCATGGACGCGATGAACAAACTTTGGTGAAGGCCTCCGCCATACCTTATCCACAGCTGCTGTTACTTCGATGATGGCAATTCCCGTCACCGAGTTCTGCTGCCGGCTCCCAACATATGCGCGCGCAGAAACCCGAGCACCCGGCGCTCGTATTCATCCTGTGCGAAGCGGTGCAGGTCGACATGGCCGGCGCCTTCGACGATCCACAATTCCTTGTGACCTGACGCAGCGTCGAACAGCGCTTGGGCTTCAGCGGGAGTCGTCCTCCCGTCCTCCGATCCGTTGATGATCAAAATGGGCGCCGCAACGCTGGAAATTCGAGCCAAAGGACTGACTTCCTCCGGTTCAAATCCCAAGCGAAACCTGAACTGGACGGTCAATAACGGAGTCAGCACCGAGCCCCCCGGTCCCAGTTTGATCTTCATTCGGTTGTTTGTGGCCATTTCAATGCTGGTGAAAGTCGCTTCAACGACCAGGGCGGCAACCTCCACTTCGCTCTCCGAGAGAATGGCCGCCGCGCCACCAAGCGAACACCCGATGATTCCGATCGGATCTCTCGGGAACTCCGACCGGATGAATCGCAGGACGGAGGATACATCCAATGCTTCCAGTTTTCCAAACGTGATTTGATTCCCTCCGCTTTCTCCATGAGCCCGAAGGTCGATGACAACCGTATTGAAACCCGCCGCAGAGAGGAACCTCGCCCTTCCAAGCATGCTCCGTCGATCCGAACGAATGCCGTGAAGGAGCAGCAGGGTTCCAGTTGGCTCCGGAATCATGTGGACCCAGCCACGTATTTCAGAGCCCGAATCATTCTGTAGGATCAATTCATGCGATGGAAAATCGACAGGCGGAGGGCCTATTTCCAACCTGTGCGGAGAGACGAGGCGGCCCCCAACCACGACGGCCCCCGAAATCAACACGGCGGCAGAGATAAGAACAACAACAGCCACCAATTTCATCATTCAAGATCAGCCGAGTTGTCCATGTTGAGAGAATGTCGAAGTGGCCTGACTTCCCCGCGCTCGCGACCGAATCCTCCACCTGCAATCACACATACAGCAAGAAGAAGCGAAAGAGCCGAAAACACATGCCACATCGCATGTGCTTGGATTGCGGCGCCAGGATTGCAGAGCCACCCGCCCGGCCGATCCCCAACCTGGAAGACAACCGCCATCCCGAACAGCGCGACGGCTCCAATACCCTTCAGCGTCACTCGCCGTGACTTTCGCCGCAACACCGCCACCGTGACGGCACCGATCAACAAAGTCGCGGCCACAAATGTCAGGTTCGTCAGGGCCAGGGGCTTCACACCGAAGACGACCCAATTCCGAGCAGTAGCCGCACCGGCTCCAAAGAGGATTGTGCCGATCACCACGACAGAAATCCGCCGATCGAACAACCGACCAACCACACCGTGGAAAGAGCCGACCGCCAGCGCCGAGGTCGCAAAATAGAGCCCATACATGGCGGCGACATCGACGTGCCTCAGGGTACGCGAGGCCGAGGCGTGATAGAGAAAACTGCCGATACCGACACAGATCAACGATGCGCCGGCCAGTCCGCGTACTCTGTTCGATCCAATTGCAACGAGATACGCACCGACCGCGACAAACGCCAGATTCGACCAAGTGTTTTGAGGTTCGCGGACCAGGCGCCCCAGAGCCTTACTTGAATGGGCGGCTGTATCGCCCGGCAAGGCGACCGGATCCAGGGCTTCCCCCTGCCTTGGCGGTTGTTCGGGTTCCGGCCAGCCCGAACCGGACCCAATGCATACGAGCGTGACCGCCAGGATCGCGGAAACCACCGCTGTGAGGAAAAGTGCCCGGCCCATGTCGATGCGATCTGTTGCAGGACGGTGTGTATTCATGTGCGACTCGTCCAGCGATTTCCAGATCTTCGAGGTGAAAGATGGGGTCAGCAGCCCGATCATCCATGACTTCGCAATGCATTCCTGTTCACACCCACTCCCTGTCGATACTGACATGCCGTCGTGGGACCTGCGATTTCACGTTGACACAGCAGACTCGAATTGTAACATGTTACAAAGATGGCAAAGAAGGAAACAGCCGAGCGGATGAACGACTATCGGGCTCGATTGCGCAGTCAGGGACTGCGACCAGTTCAGATCTGGGTCCCAGATCAAAGATCTCCGGGATTTGAGGAGAAGCTGAAGCAGCAGGTGCGCAATCTGGACCCGGAAGATGAACAGGAGACCCTTCACTTTCTTGAACAGGCGGCGGACTGGCCTGAAGAATGAAGCGCGGGGAGATCTTTTCCGTCTCGGCTCCTGGCGATTTCGGCAAACCCCGCCCAGCGGTGATCGTGCAGACTGATGCGCTGAATCAACGCGACTTCGCCAGCGTCATCATATGCCCGTTCACGGGCACAGTCCGGGAAGCTCCCCTATTCAGAATTCTGGTGAACCCGACCCCGGAAAACGGCCTTTCGAAACCATCTCAGATCATGGTCGACAAGGTCCAAGCGGTCGCATTGAAGCGGATCGGACAACGGATCGGCTCGATTACCGACGAACAGACGCTTCAGCTGAACCGAACCTTGGCCTTCGTGGTGGGGATTGGCTGACGTCCCCAACTATTGGTGTAGACCCCAACATCAACCCAAATAGACCCACTGTCCCCATCTTTTGGTGTAGACCCCGCAACTGATTCCAGTTCAGCGGCTACCGAATCTGGAAAAATGGCGGAGAGAGAGGGATTCGAACCCTCGGTACCCTTTTGAGGTACGACGCTTTAGCAAAGCGTTGCTTTCGACCGCTCAGCCATCTCTCCTGAGGGTATCGGAACTGGCACCAACGTGTACGGCCATTCCGGAGCTGACAAGTGTGAAATTCGACCTGCTCATCCGACACCGATTCACGGCATTATCGTCCGCATCAGGTCAATCAGTCAGAGTGTAGCCACTTCGCTGTGTCGAAGTGCCCCATAACCTCCGGGAACGACGGCACAGCGGCATTGCTACACTTCCCTTCTGCCACCGACACTTTAGGAGGAAGTCAACGCGGGACGGATGGGGTAGCCCCGAACCCAGAGGCTCCCCCTACCCGCTTCTTCTTCAGATCCGCCTCGCGATCCAGAAACGACATTCTTCGGAAAATGCGCGAACAGCCTCCGACTCGCTCGCGATCTCCGACCGCAGGTGCGACTCCAACAACTCGAACCCGGTCAACTCCAGGTCCTCCTTCACATCCGCCGGTCGTGGAATGTGAATGAAGACCATCCCCTCGGGAGTTTCCGCATGACGATCGCCGAACTCGAGCAAGCCGTCTCCCTGCCGTCCGCTGTCCCAAAGCGCCCTCTCCTCCTCCCATAGTTCGCGATAACGGTTAAGGTCCCGGTCGTGGGACGTGAAGACGAAGAGCCCCCCCGACTTGAGGACCCGGGCGATCTCGATCATCGCCTTGCGCCGGTTCGCCCGCCAGGGGATCTGCATCAGACCGTTGAAGCCGAAAATGGCCCCATCATAGATTCCATCCTCGAAATTCAGACGGGTCGCATCGGCCACCCGGAACGGAATACCATAATCAAGCAACCGGGACAGTCGACGGGCCTCCTCGATCATTTCCCGGG
The Opitutaceae bacterium genome window above contains:
- a CDS encoding cupin domain-containing protein gives rise to the protein MKKGQTTPARKPDGRRPVLLRRSAWASNDQIWKGRFEGKDIDTGITVLFYATDEIGEGPRWHVHPYDEVFIIRAGRALFTIGDEKIEAATGDILLGPAEVPHKYHNLGPGRLETTDIHQSKSWIQTDLEDPELEA
- a CDS encoding NAD(P)H-binding protein; translation: MKKVCIVGVSGKLGRYMVQHALDRGYEVVGVCREKSVGKLAAFRDRITVFTGATDDPEVIRKAVDGCDGVLTVLVPWGVNHYAAGTAQAVLDHARPGARLVFSCGWHISRDGQDVYSRKLKIFVKVFGWIAKRIRFADLDDQVEACRRVFASKTRWTVVRASDLEEGESEGLPVWSRHVGDPVLESNRTRRIDFALFMVEALTNDALIQEAPAIVGCRTPSALAHAGEVRTTPGSPER
- a CDS encoding alpha/beta hydrolase codes for the protein MMKLVAVVVLISAAVLISGAVVVGGRLVSPHRLEIGPPPVDFPSHELILQNDSGSEIRGWVHMIPEPTGTLLLLHGIRSDRRSMLGRARFLSAAGFNTVVIDLRAHGESGGNQITFGKLEALDVSSVLRFIRSEFPRDPIGIIGCSLGGAAAILSESEVEVAALVVEATFTSIEMATNNRMKIKLGPGGSVLTPLLTVQFRFRLGFEPEEVSPLARISSVAAPILIINGSEDGRTTPAEAQALFDAASGHKELWIVEGAGHVDLHRFAQDEYERRVLGFLRAHMLGAGSRTR
- a CDS encoding ceramidase domain-containing protein, with the protein product MIGLLTPSFTSKIWKSLDESHMNTHRPATDRIDMGRALFLTAVVSAILAVTLVCIGSGSGWPEPEQPPRQGEALDPVALPGDTAAHSSKALGRLVREPQNTWSNLAFVAVGAYLVAIGSNRVRGLAGASLICVGIGSFLYHASASRTLRHVDVAAMYGLYFATSALAVGSFHGVVGRLFDRRISVVVIGTILFGAGAATARNWVVFGVKPLALTNLTFVAATLLIGAVTVAVLRRKSRRVTLKGIGAVALFGMAVVFQVGDRPGGWLCNPGAAIQAHAMWHVFSALSLLLAVCVIAGGGFGRERGEVRPLRHSLNMDNSADLE
- a CDS encoding antitoxin MazE family protein — encoded protein: MAKKETAERMNDYRARLRSQGLRPVQIWVPDQRSPGFEEKLKQQVRNLDPEDEQETLHFLEQAADWPEE
- a CDS encoding type II toxin-antitoxin system PemK/MazF family toxin, whose amino-acid sequence is MKRGEIFSVSAPGDFGKPRPAVIVQTDALNQRDFASVIICPFTGTVREAPLFRILVNPTPENGLSKPSQIMVDKVQAVALKRIGQRIGSITDEQTLQLNRTLAFVVGIG
- a CDS encoding class I SAM-dependent methyltransferase, whose translation is MDGETVRRYYRDPVAVRHYADAAARIGLWASEEVVFTQVFDRNDTLLDCGCGAGRIALGLWELGYQKILGFDFSREMIEEARRLSRLLDYGIPFRVADATRLNFEDGIYDGAIFGFNGLMQIPWRANRRKAMIEIARVLKSGGLFVFTSHDRDLNRYRELWEEERALWDSGRQGDGLLEFGDRHAETPEGMVFIHIPRPADVKEDLELTGFELLESHLRSEIASESEAVRAFSEECRFWIARRI